ATTGCAGGAAGGTCTTATTCAAGGGATTATTCTTCGGATTCTACGGCAGCTTTGGTGCTCAATGAGGCAGCCGCAAGACAGTATGGCTATGTCAATCCAGCTGACATTGTCGGGAAAAAATTTGATCAATGGGGAAGGGCCGGTACAGTAATCGGTGTGGTCAAAGATTTTAATTTTATATCCTTACATAATACTGTAGAACCTCTGACTTTGCCATTTGAGGCTTATGCAAGTCGGTATATGAGTTTGAAAGTCGATGGTGAAAACTTGCCATCAACCTTGTCTCAGATTGAATCTAAATGGAAAGAATTGGTACCGCATCGACCTTTTATTTATAGTTTTCTGGATGAAGATTTCAACAGGCAATACGAATCTGATTTCAGGTTCAGGCAGATCTTTACCACTTTCTCAGTCTTGGCAATTTTAATTGCCTGCCTGGGTCTGCTGGGCTTGGCTACCTATACAGCTGAACAAAGAACCAAAGAAATAGGAATCAGAAAAGTACTGGGTGCCGAAGTTTCTAGTATTGTCGCTTTGCTGTCCCGGGATTTTATCAAGCTGGTATTGGTAGCGATTATCCTTGCAATCCCGGTTACCTGGTATGCCATGAACAGTTGGCTGGAAGGATTTGCCTATAGAATTGAGATCGAATGGTGGGTCTATTTATTGGCGGGATCAGGTGCAGTGATTGTGGCATTGGCTACCATCAGTTCTCAGGCAATAAAGGCAGCTTTGATGAATCCGGTGAAGAGTTTGAAAAGTGAGTAAAATAGAAGCAAGATACAAGAACCAAAAATCAAGACTTTGGAAAATTTAGAAAGATGAATTTGGAGTGAAAATCTAATGTATTGATTCAAGTTTGCCTGATCACAGTAAAAAATAAAAATTTTATCCAATTTAGATCCAATAAACTTTATGCAATTGACTAAATAATTTGAATTCTATCTCCAGAACTACAGCCACTACAACATTTCAAACATGCTAAAAAATTATTTCAAAATCGCATGGAGAAGTCTTTCCAAAAGGAGGCTTTTCACTTTTATCAACCTCACCGGTTTGGTCTTGGGCCTAAGTTCTTTCCTGTTGCTGTTTTCTTTTGTAGCATCTGAATGGACCTACAATGATTTTCATACCAACAAGGATAATATATACCGGCTTGTGGTGACGGATGGGGTAAATGAACCTGAGGTCTATCTTCCTCCAGGATATGCTGCAGTCTTGGAATCCCAATTTACCGACATCAAAACCGCCAACATTCTTGCCAGTCAGATCGCAGGTGGATTGGTCATCATCCCCGAAACCAAGGAATCTTTTAAGGAAGATTGGGTGATGTATGCAGATGGGGATTTTTTCAGGTCCTTTTCCTTTCCGGTCTCTAGCGGCAATGCTGACCTGACCCAGCCAAATACAGTGGTGATTTCATCCAAACTGGCTAAGAAGTTCTTTGGCAATGAAAACGGGATAGGTAAAACAATTCAGGTAAGCAACCAATTTGGAAAGTCAGATTATACAGTTACCGGGATTTTGGAGGACATTACCGTCCGATCGGATATCAAAGGGGAAATGTTCCTCTCCATCCATACTTTGGAAAATGCAGCCAACCGCAATGGAAACGATTGGGCAGATCCAAATGGAATGGATTCGGGTTTTGTCAACCTCTATGTCACTCTCAAAGATGGTTCAGACAATAAAGGCCTTGCCGATCAGATTAGCCAATTTATCCGACAAAATCCGGAGGCAAAAGACGAGACTGTCATCTTGCAGCCGCTTTCTGAGATCCACTTGGGCAATTCCCTGACAGACCCTTTACCAACCCAAGGCAGTATGGGAACTGTTTTGGTATTCGCAGCAATTGGCCTGATGATCGTAGGGATCGCTTATGTCAATTACCTTAACCTCTCTGCGGCAAACATCCTGACACGCATCAAGGAAATCCGGATGAGAAAAGTATTGGGCGCGGACAGTTGGCAGCTTGCGCAGCAGTTTATGATGGAGACTTTTATGCTTATGCTATTGGCTTTTGGTTTGTCCTTTTTGATCGTCAATCTCATCGAAGTACCCTATGAAAGGCTCTTCGGCCAACCACTTTGGTTTGGGGCCTTTTTCCAACCGGTATTTTGGTTGGTGATTACTGCTGTCCTATTGCTTTGCACCCTACTTTCAGGATTTTATGTGGTGGCCCTTTCGGGAAAATTTGGACATCAGTTTCAGATCACTTTCCAACCGAAAAGCAGCCAAACCCTCAAGAAAACCTTGGTTATCCTGCAATTTGCGATTTCAGTGACCATCATCATCGGGACCATCGCCATCCGTGACCAACTCAGCTTTATGCAAAACCAAAACCTGGGAATGGACCTCGCGCAGAAGCTTGTGATAGACGGGCCGAGTGACTTGGGTGAAAACGGTGCTTCCAAAGTTTCCGCCTTCAAGTCTTCACTCAGGTCTCAGGCTTTTGTAGAGAAATTGAGTACTTCCAATGCCTTGCCCGGAATCGGGTATAATTTCTTCGCAAGTGGGATTACCCCGATGGTGCCACGGCCCGAGGACAAGGACAAATCCTATGGCATGATGATTATGGATGAGGAATTTATTGACACCTATGGCATGAAATTGGTGGCTGGAAGGAATTTTTCCCCGGAGGAAGCCAATCAGGGATGGAGCCAATCCAAGAAACTGATGCTCAATGAAAATGCCGCTTTGGAATTTGGTTTTGAATCCGCAGAGGCAGCAGTGGGTCAAAGTATCCTTTGGGGAGAACCTTATGAAATTTTGGGTGTGGTCAAAGACTACCACCACATGTCGCTCAAAGAAGAGATCATGCCTATGATTTTTTTACCTTCTCAGGCAACGGGATATTTCAGTATGGTGGTCAGCAGCGATCAGATGAAAGGCAATCTTGAATCCATCAAGACGATCTATGAAGAGATTTTTCCAGGTAATCCCTTTGCCTATTTCTTTATAGATGAGCGGTATGCCACCCAATACCAACAGGAACAGCAATTGGGACAGGCTTTTTTGGTAGGAGGGATCATCGCGATCCTGATATCCTGTATGGGATTATTTGCTTTGGCGGCGTATACCGTGCAGCAGAAATCCAAGGAAATTGGGATTCGCAAAGTACTCGGAGCTAGCAGCCAAAGCCTTATCCAATTGGTCAGCAAGGATTTTGTAATCTTGGTGGGGATTGCTTTGGTGTTGGCCTTTCCGATTTCTTGGTGGGCGCTTGGTGCATGGCAGTCAGGGTTTCCTTACAAGGCAGGAATTTCTATTTCCACCTTTCTATTGGCGGGAGGTCTGACGCTGTTGATTGCTTTGTTGACTGTCGGTTCACAAGCCCTAAAGGCAGCTTGGGCCAATCCGGTGGATTCGATTAAGGATGAATAGGTAATTTAATTATTGGGCAATCGAAAAAACCAATTCCATCTGTGGATATCTGAGCAATCTGTGAGAAATAATTTTACTCAAAGCACCTCCACGATCTTTCGCTTTCAATTAGACTTATTCCAATAAATCCTCAGGTTATTGGTGGACCTTCCTGAAGCAATGATATCGGGTTTTCCATCCCCATCGAGATCGGCTATCTGCAGGTCCTCACAGGCCATCCCGTTTTTGTCCAGCCAGTATTCCTCAAAATCTGCGAAAGAACCTTTTTTTGGTGTATATATTTTGATTCCAATGTCTCCATCAATGTTTGGAACTCGCCAACCGGCTACAACCTGTTGGACACCATTTCCCAAAAAATCGCCCCATCCAATCGCATGACCGTCTTTCAATGAGGCATCCAATTCTATCCTTGTTGGATGATCATTGTTGATTTCCTTTGTTTCATAAACTGCGACCATATTTCCATGCATGGGTTCTACAGTCGCCAAAGCTTTGTTGCCGCTTGGTAAATGCTGCAATCTCAGTTCCCCGACTGCATTATCTTTCACCAAGCGCTCCACCTTTGATTGGTTAGTCCATTTCCCTTCCCTGAAAGAAAATATTTTTACGCCTTCCCGTCCTCCGACCAAAATCGATTCTCCTGAACCATCCTCCAATTCAACAATATCCAGGTTATGGGTGAGGTGCATGGAAGCATCTATCAGCTGGGTAGTCCAAGCTTGGGTTGGATCACCGGGAGGTTGGTAAGCCAAAACCTTTACGCCGGCACCTTGCCCCATCTTATTGCCTCGTCCATGAAGGGGGAGGACTATCAGTTGGTAATTGTTGTCAGCTGTTTTTGCCCAACGCATGCGGTGGACTGTAGGTTCATGGTGGAGTTGGACCGGAGTCCATTTTTGGGTTGGGTCATCGGGGCGGATCAGGTAATGCACTGAACCGGATTTTTCGGGATCTGAAGTTTCACCCGGATTCCATTGGGCCCCGACAGCGACTTCTACTCTGCCATTTCCATTGATGTCCCTTGCCGCGATGCAGACATTATCAAATTCGGTCAGGTTCTCCACCATCACAAATCTCTTCCAGTCCCCATTTCTGTACCAGACAATTTCTGTTTTGTCCACCAGCAGGATATCCGGTTTCCCGTCACCATCAACATCTCCTATGGCCAAACCATAGCCTATGGCTACATCGGAGTCGATTTCCTGTATTTCGAATTTGGGTTCGGTTGGGCTGTAAGCCGAAAGGAGGTAGAGTAAGAAGAGTAGTTGATTCATCTGTTGGAAATTTGGGGCAGAATAAAGATAAGGAAAAAATGGGATAGGTGCGGGTGAGAACAATAATTCAATGGAATTGAAAATTAGGGATTCATATTGTATTCAATCATTGAATTATTTAAATTTAGTTTTTTGAACAAAAAATTATTTAATTTATTAATGATTACATTATAATAAACTTATTTATGAAATTTCTGAAATTGATTTTAACCAGTCTGTTTATTCTATCTTTCCTTTATCCAACCACAGTAACCAATGCCTGCACCCGCGTAGTCTATCAGGGACCAAATGGCAATATCATTACGGCCAGGTCTATGGATTGGAAGGATGAGATTCCTGCAGATATTTGGTTATTTCCTCGAGGTATGAACAGAAATGGTGCCGTGGGCCCAAATTCCGTTACTTGGAGATCGAAATATGGAAGTGTCGTTACAAGTGCATTTGATATCAGTAGTACCGATGGTATGAATGAAAAGGGCTTGGTGGCCAATTTGCTTTGGTTGGCCGAATCAACTTACCCTGAATATGATGGTAAAGGAAAAGGGCTTTCCATAGCGGCTTGGGTCCAGTATATGTTGGATAATTTTGCCACGGTCGCTGAAGCAGTAGATGCTATGAGAAACAGGGATTTTGAAGTTGTGTCGGCCAATATTCCGGGAACAGCAAGGTTGGCGACATTGCATTTGTCCATTTCAGATGCCAATGGCGATAATGCCATATTTGAATATGTGGATGGGAAAATGTTGATTCATCATGATAGGTCATACAATGTCATGACCAACTCACCTGTTTTCGATCAACAGTTGGCCTTGAATGCTTATTGGAAGTCCATTGGAGGTCTGCACATGCTTCCGGGAACCAATAGGGCTGCAGACCGATTTGCACGGGCCTCTTTTTATATTCATGCCATTCCTCAAACCGACGATATGCGGATTTCGGTGGCTTCGGTTTTTTCGGTGATCAGAAATTGTTCCGTTCCTTTTGGGATTTCCTCCGAGGAAGAACCTAATATTTCTTCCACAAGGTGGAGGTCTGTATCGGATCAAAAAAACCTGGTCTACTATTTCGAAACAGTATTGACACCCAATACTTTTTGGGTGGATATCAGCAAGGTGGATTTTTCCGAAAAGGCAACAGTCAAAAAGTTGAGTGTTTCCAACCATGAGACTTATGCAGGGAATACCAATAAGCTGTTTAAGACAGCAAAGGCATTTGAATTTGCCGGGATTTGAATTCTTGGAGGATGAAAGAATTTTTTGGTTTTGTTTTCAGTCGGATAAATATTTAAATTGAGTCTCGGATTTTATTTTAATTCAAAAAATATAGAAACATGAATATAGTTGAATTACAATTGAAACTACATCAGGCCATAGATTCTATAACTGATAGGTCAACCTTAGAGGTGCTCAATAAATTATTGAGTTCAGATAAAGGGCCTTTTGCGAAAATGTCTCTTAAAGAGTACAATGATGCGATAGAAAAAAGCCTTCAACAAATAAAAGAAGGAGAATTTGTATCAGTTGAAGATTTGGAAAAAGAATCAGATATTTGGTGAAAGCGAAAAAAGTTATTTGGTCAAAAAAGGCCGTAGAATCCTTGAAGTATTATCACGATTTCATAAAAAAAGATTCCCCTAGCGCTGCTATCAAAGTCAAACAAGAGATTATTAATGCTAGTAAGAGTTTAGCAACTGATCCAGAGAAATACCAGTTAGATGAGTTTATTCCAAATAATCCTGGAAATATCAGGAGATTTTTTAGATGGAGTTACAGAATTGTATATCAAGTCAATTTTAACTCTATTGATATTTTGAACGTGATCCATACAAGCCAAGAACCTGAAAAGTAAATCACAATTTTATTCTGTTCGATTTTTTGAATAATTGAATTCTATGCTGATCGATAACTTCGTTTAAAATTTTCAATAAGTACCTTTTCATAATCTATTTTTTATAATTTAGCCTTATCCAAAATTTGACACATGAAAAGAAGAAACTTCCTGTTCGGTTTGGCATTGGGTTCGGGTGCCTTGGCCATATCTCCATTTCAGCAACTATCTGCAAAAGACGGGTTGTCCCGAAAAGTTTCTGTCTCCGAAAACAACAGAAGCTTTCAAGCTGATGTCATAATTGCCGGCGGGGGTCTTGGTGGCTGTGCATCTGCTTTGGCAGCTTTACGGAATGGACTTTCTGTGGTGATGACCGAAGAGACAGATTGGATTGGCGGACAGATTACCCAACAGGGTGTGCCACCTGATGAACACCCTTGGATTGAGACACACGGGGCACCTGAATCTTACAGGTATTTTAGAACTGCTGTCCGGGAATACTATAAAAACAATTATCCATTGACGGAAGAGGCTGCTTCCAAGGAATTTTTGAATCCGGGAGATGGGTCGGTTTCACGGCTTTGCCACGAACCGAAAGTTGCTTTGGCGGTTTTGCATGCCATGCTTGCCCCTTTTGAAAGTACTGGGAAATTGGTGCTACTGCTCAACCATCAAGTAAAATCAGCAGATTATCAAGGGAACAGGGTCAAATCCTTAACAGCAAAATCCCTGCTTTCCGGTAAAGAAGTGTTGCTAACGGCACCCTATTTTGTTGATGCTACGGAACTTGGGGACCTATTGCCTTTGACCAAAACAGCTTATGTCACCGGAACAGAGTCGAAAGCTGAAACAGGTGAACTCCATGCCCCCGTAAAAGGAAATCCTGAAAATAACCAATCTTTTACAGTTTGTTTTGCCATGGATTATGTCAAAGGAGAGGAATGGACCATTCCGAAACCTGCGGATTATGATTTTTGGAAAAATTATGTTCCTGATCTAACTCCGCCTTGGCCGGGCAAAATGTTGGCCATGCACTATTCCAATCCACAGACTTTACAGCCCAAATCCTTGGGATTTCACCCCGAGGGCTTTCCCACCGGTGACCTGTTGAATCTTTGGCTTTACCGCAGGATTTTGAATAAGAACAATTTCACTCCAGGACTCTATTCAGGTGATATCAGCTTGGTCAATTGGCCCCAGAATGATTATATCCCCGGCAACATCGTGGATGTCAGTGAAGCAGAATTTCAAAAGCATTTCAATGGCGGAAAACAATTGAGTTTATCCTTTCTGTATTGGTTGCAGACAGAGGTGGAAAGACCTGATGGAGGCAAAGGTTGGAAGGGGCTTCGGCTTAGAAATGATGTGATGGGTACCGAGGATGGAATGGCCAAATATCCTTATGTCAGGGAATCAAGAAGGATAAAAGCTCTTTTCACTGTTTTGGAAGAACATGTGGGCAAAGAGCAAAGGGCTTCGGTTTCAGGATTGTCCGGGGATGAACTGAAAGCAGCTACTTTTGATGACAGTGTCGGCATCGGTTATTACCATATCGATTTGCACCCCAGTTCCAGAGGAGATAACTACATTGATTTTCCATCGCTTCCCTTTCAGATTCCATTAGGTGCCTTGATTCCCCAAAACATGGAAAACCTGCTTCCTGCCAACAAAAACATCGGCACAACCCATATCACCAATGGTTGCTACAGATTACATCCCGTGGAATGGAGTATAGGCGAAGCAGTCGGCATGTTGGTGCCTTTTGCAATAGCCAAAAATGTTACCCCAAAAACCGTAAGAGAGGATAAAACGCTTTTAAGGGAATTTCAGGCAATGGTTAGGAGTCAGGGAGTGGAGACGGAATGGTAGTCCCCCCAGACCTTTGAGGTTTTTTTTTAACCTCGAAGGTCTTTTTAGAGCCGAGATGCGAGAAGCGAGAGACTAGGACAAAGACCCAAGAGCCAAGACAGAGAAGTGAGTGTTAAGCACTGAATTTACTTTACACTTTTTTCTATTATTAGAGATTCATCACTTCGCTGGAGGATTAGATTAAAAAACTCAGACCTTCTCGGAGCTCGTTCTGAATGAGGACGCACTTTTTAACATCGGTCATCGGTCATCTGACTTCCCACCCCTCAATCATTCCTCAAATAGTCCACCGGATTACTGGATGCAGTTTTGAAAGATTGATAGCTAACTGTCAGCCAGGCAATAACGATGGAGATCAATCCGGCTCCCAATATCATCAGGATATCAATCTTAATCCTATAGGCAAAATTCTTAAGCCAGAAGTTATTCATGATGTAATAACTCAGTGGCCCTGCTATGATAAAGGAAAGTAGAACGAGTAGGGTAAAGTCCTTACTTAAAATAGTTACTAAATTGGCTAATGACGCTCCCAGCGCCTTCCTTATACTGATTTCTTTAGACCTTTGTTCGGTTGTATAAGCAGCCAATCCAAACAATCCCAAACAAGCAATGCCGATTGCCAAAATGGTAAAAACCAATATGATATTACCCATTTTTTGTTCAGACTTAAAGAGGGAGTTAAAGTTTGCGTCAATAAAAGAATACTCGAAGGCGTTTCCATTGCTATGTTTTTTCCATATGGTTTCCAATAAAGCAATTTTTTCAGCCACATTTCCAGGAGTCATTTTGATGGCCATTTCATAATTGGGTTCTGAGCCCAAAGACATGATCAATGGCCTTACGGTATGATGAAGGGACTCAAAGTTAAAATCTCCGATGACCCCTATAACTGTTTTTTCCACAGGCTCCTCATTATTTCCCCAGAAACCAGCCACTCTTTGCCCTCCATCTATTTCTGTCCATCCCATTTGTCTGAAAGCAGTTTCATTCAAAATAATAGCTGCCGAATCACTGATGAAATCCCTGGAAAAAAACCTTCCCTGAACCATTTTGTAACCCATGGCATCCAAATGTTCGTGGTCCACAAAGTTAAGGTTACATAAAAAATCCTGGCCTGTGTCAGAGGTTTTGAACACACTGTTCCAATCAATGTTTGGGGGTAGGGAGTTAGCAAAACTTGCAGGTCCAAATTCAGCATATGACATAACCTCATTTTTGAATGCTTTGGCATTTTGTCCCAAAGACATGGTGTGCAGTAAGTTGATGACATTTTCCTTCTCGAATCCCAAATTTTTGTCCTGCATATATTTTAGTTGTTTATAAACTACCATACTGCTGATAATCAGGGAAATGGAAACAAGGAATTGAAAAATTACAAGACCGTTTCTAAAGGAGGATCTTTTGGCAGCATTTCTGATTTTACCCTTCAATACATGGGCAGGATTGAAGGAAGTCAGGTAAAATGCAGGATAGGAGCCTGCCAAAACGCCTATAAGAACAGCAAAAATCATCAATCCTATGGGGACCAACGGATTTAGGAAGATCCATAGATCAAGGCTTTTCCCGGAAAGGTTATTGAATGGCCTCAATAGAATCAAAATCAGGATTGTTGCAATGAATGTGGAAATCAGACTATAAAGAATAGATTCAGATAAAAACTGACCTACAAGTTTGGAGCGGAGGGCCCCCACCGACTTTCTCACACCTACCTCTTTGGCACGGTTGGCAGATCTGGCAGTGGAAAGGTTCATGAAATTGATACAGGCTATAATAATAATAAATAAGGCAACCGCACCGAAAATATAAAGATACTGGATATTACCTGTAGGTTTGATTTCATCCTGAAGGTTGGACTTGAGGTGAATGTCCAACATGGGCTGCAGGAAGAATCCGGCGCTGTTTCCTGCGGCTTTGAACTGCTCCATGGAAATTCCGAGAAACTTCTCTATTTCCAAACCAAAATATTTGGTGATAAAGATATCCAAAGCTTCCTGGACTTTGTTGGCATCAGCCCCGGGATGAATCTTAAAATAGGTATACAAATTAGAACTTGACCATTGTTCATTTTTCATGTAGTCCCAACTTTCCCCCGAAAGGATCATATCAAAGTCCAGATGGGAATTATGGGGAGGGTCTGCCACAACACCTGTCACTTCACTTGCTCTTTTTTCAGACCCGCGCAATATAATTTTGCCTAAAGGATTTTCTTCTCCAAAGTACTTTTTAGCTCCTGATTCAGTGATTATTAACTTATCCGGCCCTACCAAGGCCGTTTTTGGATCTCCTTGAAGCAATTCAAATGTAAAAAAATCAAAGAAGTTGGGATCAGCAACCATCATCTTATCTTCTGTAAAAGTTTTGTCCTCATACTGCATGGGCATAGTTCTGAAAATCCCAAAGCGGATAGCATCTTCAACTTCCGGAACTTCCTCCATCAAAGCCCGGGACATTGGCGCTGGCGTCATGGCTACTTCAAACGCATTGTCCTGCATCTTGCCCTGCATATAAACCCTGAAAATGTATTCTCCATCCTTTTGGAACTTGTCATAACTGAGTTCATCGATGATATATATGCTAATAAGAATACTGGCAGCTATGCCGAGACTCAATCCCAGAATATTGATGGCCGAGTAGCCCTTTTGTCGGACCATGATGCGCCACGCGGTAAGAAAATAATTTTTGAGCATGTTCTTATTGGATTTTCAAGAATATTTCAAGAGAAGTGCCAATAAAAAAAATGCCTTAAAACTCTGTTTTCAGGGTTTTATAACAAAACAGATGAACGAATTTGAACAATTTTGTAGCAATGGTGGACATATAAAAAGCTTTTCTTAACAAAACATTAAGGGTGATCACATCTTTTGACCCAATATTTGAATGGCATTTTAGAAGCCCATGTTAGGGAACTCTTTAAAAATGGTTTAATCGTTACTATTCCAAATATCATAAGTGGTCTTCCAGGTGCCATCCGACTGCCTTTCCAGAATATTTAGATATTTGGATTCAGAATAGATTTTTTCACCACCTGATTTGGGCGTGAGCCAAACTTTGGCAAAACCTCTTCCATAAGCCAAATCACCATCGACTTTGACATCTTCATAGCCACTTTCCAACGCTGTTTCAAATTCATCAAAAATAGACTGATAGTATTCCTCAATGGCTTTTTGACCTCTTTTGGTAGGAAAATCAGGTGCCATCAAATAGGCATCATCAGTAAAATGTTTTGCGATTCCGGCGGCATTTCCTTCATTGAATGCTTTTGCCCTTTCTGCGGAAATTGAAGTGATAGTATTCACATCTGAATTTACTTCCATCTTTTTGTTTTGATCGCAGCTAATTATAAAAGTCAAAATTATCAGTACTGAAAAGAAGTTGAGATAAAATTTCATGGAATTGAGGTTTTTTTTGAACGAAATCGAATGTCTTATTAGGTCATAAATCATCAGTTTCAATTACATTAAAAATCCATTTTCCTCAGGGTAGGGGCCAGGAATATCTTTATCCTCGAGCATTTCCCTCAAATCAATTTCTATAGATCGGGCTATCGAGGAAATGGGGACATCGTTATAGGCCGCTTCAAAAGGATTTTCAGAATAATCACCGATTCTGTCCATGAGGAAAAAAATCCAGATAATCAGACCTGAAAAAGGAATGGTAAGCCAAACATGCAATACTTTGGAAGACTCAAAAATATTCAATAAACCAAATGGAATCAGGGCACAGAACACATAATTCATCCATAAAGCTGTAGAGGCATACTGTCTGGGTAAAGGGAAATTTTTAATCCTTTCACACATTCCCTGATTGTCAAAAAATCTACTGATGAACTGATGTAGCCAAACATGCTTATAATCAGAAATAAGTCCTTTAGCCTTCAATTCCTGGATCACCTCTGTTTGTTTTTTCAAGATATGGGTAGGGATATTTGTTTTTTTTATGTAATAATCCCATTCATCCTGACTGATAAACAACTCCAAATCATCTTTTAATTCATTGGTATAATTGTCTCTGAAAGTAGGAGTAAACACAAGCTTGAGCGGATCTTCATCGTGTTCCCATGATTTTTTTTTGCGCAATAAATATTTAAGGGCATGCAACCAGGCTAGATGTCGGTATATGATGCTTTTCTTGAGTTTTTTGACTTCATCTGTATTTTCACCTTCCAACAAAGTCAAAATTGCCGTAGTGAAACTCCTGCTGTCATTGAAGATGGCGCCCCAGATTTTTCTCGCCTCCCAAGTTCTATCGTATGAACTGTTGTTTTTGAAACCCAGATAAAAGGCCACTGCTATACCGATGACACTGATTGGTTCCCAAGGCAGAGTGATTTCCAAACCGGTAATCTCATAGAAGATGATGATAAGTGTTGAATACAGCAGTCCGTTGATCAGGGATTTTCTTGACCACCTTAATGTCATCCAAAAACTGTAGTGTCTTTTTGCATACATGTCAAACAGGGTTATATTATTTATTCCTTAATCCTAAAATACTTTAGACTGAAGTATATCAAAAGATTTGGCTTCTCATTTTCCTTTAATCATTCCAAAATCCGTTCAAAGAGAAACTTACATTTCTGAACAACATTTTGGGTATGGGATTTTTTCTTTAGCTGTAGTTGTGACAATAAGTCGAGATATTTTTTAGGGATACTTTCCTTGTCTGTGAGGAAGAAAGTCAGGTGTTGGATGAAAAGGTGATTTTGGTACCAATCAAACAATGCCAATCTTAAAGTGCCCATATGCTGATGTACGTCGGGAACAAAAATCGAATTGAAACCGGATTCTATTCTCAAATTTTCCAATGCAATGATTACCCGGAGGCCTTCATAGATATCTTTTAAGGCTTTGCTGTCAAGATTTGTTTTCTGTTCCAGATTGAAATATTCAAGTTCCTCATTGATGATTTGAGTGGTGGCTGTATTGATCATCAAGGGTTTGAGACCTTTGCTGAAGTTGAAAGCATCTTCATATAGTTTTTCCCAAATGTGAAAAGGTGTTCCGACGATAAGATCATAAGCTTCTGCATAAAGCTTTTTTTTGTCGCTTTCCAATGATTTCAGGTAAGTACTGAAAACCATATTATTTTGGATTTTCAGTGATTCTACCTGAGACAAAACCATTTTAAGGTGTTTGACTTTTTTCAGTTTTTTAAAAATATCCTTAAAAGGAGAAAAAAGCTTAAACTTCAATTTATCCTCTTCAAAATGTATCCGCGACAATAAATCAATGTATATCTCCAGAAAAATTAATTTTTCTTCTAATTCAATGGCTTTTTTTCCCTTGAATTCCTTACCCAAGGAAGAAAAATGGATTTTAGCTTTTTCAAATTGTTGCTGGAATAATCCAAAAATTGGAGATATTT
This window of the Aquiflexum balticum DSM 16537 genome carries:
- a CDS encoding type II toxin-antitoxin system RelE/ParE family toxin, whose amino-acid sequence is MKAKKVIWSKKAVESLKYYHDFIKKDSPSAAIKVKQEIINASKSLATDPEKYQLDEFIPNNPGNIRRFFRWSYRIVYQVNFNSIDILNVIHTSQEPEK
- a CDS encoding linear amide C-N hydrolase, with the translated sequence MKFLKLILTSLFILSFLYPTTVTNACTRVVYQGPNGNIITARSMDWKDEIPADIWLFPRGMNRNGAVGPNSVTWRSKYGSVVTSAFDISSTDGMNEKGLVANLLWLAESTYPEYDGKGKGLSIAAWVQYMLDNFATVAEAVDAMRNRDFEVVSANIPGTARLATLHLSISDANGDNAIFEYVDGKMLIHHDRSYNVMTNSPVFDQQLALNAYWKSIGGLHMLPGTNRAADRFARASFYIHAIPQTDDMRISVASVFSVIRNCSVPFGISSEEEPNISSTRWRSVSDQKNLVYYFETVLTPNTFWVDISKVDFSEKATVKKLSVSNHETYAGNTNKLFKTAKAFEFAGI
- a CDS encoding FG-GAP repeat domain-containing protein, with amino-acid sequence MNQLLFLLYLLSAYSPTEPKFEIQEIDSDVAIGYGLAIGDVDGDGKPDILLVDKTEIVWYRNGDWKRFVMVENLTEFDNVCIAARDINGNGRVEVAVGAQWNPGETSDPEKSGSVHYLIRPDDPTQKWTPVQLHHEPTVHRMRWAKTADNNYQLIVLPLHGRGNKMGQGAGVKVLAYQPPGDPTQAWTTQLIDASMHLTHNLDIVELEDGSGESILVGGREGVKIFSFREGKWTNQSKVERLVKDNAVGELRLQHLPSGNKALATVEPMHGNMVAVYETKEINNDHPTRIELDASLKDGHAIGWGDFLGNGVQQVVAGWRVPNIDGDIGIKIYTPKKGSFADFEEYWLDKNGMACEDLQIADLDGDGKPDIIASGRSTNNLRIYWNKSN
- a CDS encoding ABC transporter permease → MLKNYFKIAWRSLSKRRLFTFINLTGLVLGLSSFLLLFSFVASEWTYNDFHTNKDNIYRLVVTDGVNEPEVYLPPGYAAVLESQFTDIKTANILASQIAGGLVIIPETKESFKEDWVMYADGDFFRSFSFPVSSGNADLTQPNTVVISSKLAKKFFGNENGIGKTIQVSNQFGKSDYTVTGILEDITVRSDIKGEMFLSIHTLENAANRNGNDWADPNGMDSGFVNLYVTLKDGSDNKGLADQISQFIRQNPEAKDETVILQPLSEIHLGNSLTDPLPTQGSMGTVLVFAAIGLMIVGIAYVNYLNLSAANILTRIKEIRMRKVLGADSWQLAQQFMMETFMLMLLAFGLSFLIVNLIEVPYERLFGQPLWFGAFFQPVFWLVITAVLLLCTLLSGFYVVALSGKFGHQFQITFQPKSSQTLKKTLVILQFAISVTIIIGTIAIRDQLSFMQNQNLGMDLAQKLVIDGPSDLGENGASKVSAFKSSLRSQAFVEKLSTSNALPGIGYNFFASGITPMVPRPEDKDKSYGMMIMDEEFIDTYGMKLVAGRNFSPEEANQGWSQSKKLMLNENAALEFGFESAEAAVGQSILWGEPYEILGVVKDYHHMSLKEEIMPMIFLPSQATGYFSMVVSSDQMKGNLESIKTIYEEIFPGNPFAYFFIDERYATQYQQEQQLGQAFLVGGIIAILISCMGLFALAAYTVQQKSKEIGIRKVLGASSQSLIQLVSKDFVILVGIALVLAFPISWWALGAWQSGFPYKAGISISTFLLAGGLTLLIALLTVGSQALKAAWANPVDSIKDE